GGTCCGACACAAGTGGGACCATAACAATACCGTCTTCTTGAAAATAAGTCTTGTCCTCAAGACTGAAACTTGAACTTTCATTGTCTACGATATCAACGTCCATAACAGCTCTAATCCTTAAACTGGGAACTTTTAAGCCACCGACCTGGCCAAACCTTTAACAAGAGTATTGACCACTTCGGTTGTCAATAATTGAGCTGGAAGTTGGATTCCTGGTGATAATGCTGTCTTTCCACTTTCCAGTATGTAAAGTCTCATCAATATTTGTCATCATACCCCAGTACAATGTTCAGAATGCGAGGGTTATTGACCCAGCTCGTAGACCTCCAAAATCGGACAAACCCCAGCTGGAACCTTGAATTTATCTTTGATCGACTGGATGGTCGGGGTGAAACAGGATAGTAAGCGACATATCAATTTACTAATCTTAACTCAACTATAAACTCGCCACATAACCTGTTGGATGTATCTTGATTCCCATCTTCTCCTTTGACACTGTTTATATTCcctcaattaaaaattttgagataCTGTTTCGCCTAACACCCATATACTCTGTTATCATAATGAGAATACTAGCATGTTTTCTGATATGTGGATCCATCCAACCCAcataaaaaacaattaaccGAAAACCAAAGTCTCTGAATAGTTtaccaaaattcagaaaatcaAACTGATACTCTTTAAACCTTGTAGAAATGTTCAGTATGGTTAGATTCCTTtgagtcaaaatcaagaatCTCAAAACACATTTCCAAGAAAATAAAGCTGCTAGGTAGATCCCACCACTCCAGGGTCCCTATATCTAGCATGATTAGGTATTTAACATCATCATGGATTAGGTATTTAACATCATCATGGATTAGGTCCTTAGCTTTGTTCATACATAACAACAGCCCCAATTTATTTGATCTCTGCATCTGCTGCTTCTTCACCCCTATTTACGATTTTGTCAATTTGCATCCCCCATTCCTTGCTGGCTTCAATGACCACACCCACAACTACCAATGGGGCAGAACTTTTTCGACCTATCCTGCCGGATGCAACCTTTGGACCTTAATTTCTAAGCTCAGAACTAATTCTGGAACAGCAAATCTTATAATATAGGTAACAACTTTATCGTTAACTTCAaaatgagcctaaccatggggTGGCAGATTCAATTGTACGGAGAATATCATGCTTGGTCATAAATACGAGCCTAGCCATGGGGTTAGCATGTGGGGGTATATAATACGCGAATGGGATGTTCAAATTTAGTCAGACCCAAGTCCATGagcttaacatggtatcagagcccaagCTCACTTTTATGTGTTAGACTATCCTTATGGGTCACCCTTAATGttttgtaaacttcacgctctAATTGTTCTATTCCTGGGTGCGAGAAGGGTGTGTTAGACCACATCGACAAGATTAAGTTcttgagagttgtatatatatattcggACAATCCTTTCCCCTTGAGGTAGTTTTTGGGATGATGCTAGGTTCAAATCCATGatcttaacatgatatcagagCACATACCTACCTTTATGTATTGGACTGCTGTTAATATCATCAGTTTGAGCGTAACTCCACCCAAAACGATAGTTCAGGGGAGATGATTTTCCAAGTCGTTATATACAACTTCCAAGAACTTAATGCAGCCGATGCGAGACATCTAACACACCCTTACACCCCGGAACGAACAACTagagcgtgaagtttacaagaCATTAATTGGCAGGTCTGAGCTCTGATACTATATTAAGATCATGGACTTAAGTTCACCCCAAAAATTAGCTCAAAAGGATATAATTGTCCAAATCCATATATATAACTCCCAAGAATTTGGTCTGACAAATGTGAGACATCTAACATATTTTTTTCACAGAATGGATCGACAGAGACGGGAGGAGGAGCTTAAAGGCCGGTCATCAAAAAAAGCATCTGAGGCTGAATCGTCCATATTGAATAGGGTACAttgtatattttgtttatttattatttattatttcacgCATGAAATTTCACAAATGCCTGAGATTGGTCTTTTTCATCGTATTTTCATTGTAATTTGTAACGTCATGCCAACTGCCATGTGTTCATAGTTCCACTGAAGAAGTTTACTTTTTATTATCTTAGAATTTGTTATTAGTGTGCTCCTCTGAGTGTCTTGAGTGCTTGACTCAGGCTACTAGTCCACAAACTGTAAGTCAACAAAGTGGGGGGAACTTAAAATCTATGAAAGATAAGCCCAATCAGCaagacaaagataaagatacACAACAAGTGTCTGCCTTGAAGACAGCAGGGCCTGAAGGAGAAATAACAGCAGGTTCATGTTAACAGTTACCTCTTTGTTTTTATTGACCTCAAAGACCTGTTGTTTCCTTATTTGaagtttattttgtataatATGAAAGAAGTTGTATTTTGTCTCTCCTTATCTACTCAATCTATAGGTGGTTCTGTGTTTATGTTCAACTAGTTGTATGTTCTGCATGATTGTAGTTCTGAACCGTTCTTGTTTGTCATTTTATAAAGTTTCAGCCCAATGCTGCAAATTGACCCGGAGTATTTGTGTTGAAtttgaacattttttaaaagataaattcTGCGAGAACTGATGGTAAAATCGAGTAAGAATCAGTTTGATGAATTGAGGTTGGCAGAAGCCTGCCATTTGCATTTTCTGCAAAATTCCAACCTGAGAAACAGGTCATAAATCACTGAAGCCACAATTGATCCCATGAACGCCATGAATAAGCTAGAAGTCAAGAacactatttttattttgagtTAATTTTCTTCCTAGTCTTGttctgtaattttttttaatctttcacTCCATGGTTGACagttacatttttttttatgaactaATTCATTGAAAAAGGTAAAAATGTAGCAGTACAGATACACTGGGCATCCCCAGGAGATAGTATACCAACATACAATACATAACTGCCTACTCAATGTTCTTAAGAAATTATATCAATCATATTCGGTACACATCTGTAGGTGTGAATCTGAATTTTCCTAATGGAATCTTCGATCTTCGGTTTTTCTCCCTCAAAAAGCACTCGATTCCTTAAGTTCCAAACATTGTATACCGTGGCTGCAAGGGCTGTGACTCTCATTTTGTCTAAAGTAGACTTACCTCTGTACGTTTCTCTAAACGCTTTGAGGACAGAGGTTGGCGTGGCCATGATCTTCTTCATATCTAACCAATGTCGAACCCCATCCCAGATTTTCTTTGAAAAACGACATTTGAAGAAAAGATGTGAGTTTGATTCATCAACTTCATTGCACAGCATACATATCTTGTCTTCCACAAATCCCATTCGGTCACGCGTTAGAAGTTTTTGATGGGCTAGCAACCATAAAATGATTCGGTGCTTTGGCAAGATGCAATGTCGAGACAAGATGATCTTCCAAGGCCACTTCCCTTTAGATTGCACGAAATATTCATATGCCCTAGACATACCATGATGTGAAGCAAACCAAGAACAGATTTTATCTTGGGCTATTTCCTTTGTACCGAAACCACCTATGAGCAAGTCACGAAGATGGAGTAGTTTTTTGAGTAGTGGCGAGTCTTGTTTATGCACCTCCAAACTCCAAATGTCACTTGAACTGCGATAGAAGTGTTGAACCCATTTAATCCAGAGGCTATCTTTCTTGAGGTGGATTTTCCACAGCGTTTTTGCAAGTAAAGCTTTGTTCCACGCCTTGAGATCCTTAAGACCCAATCCTCCATCCTCCAAAGGCTTGCAAACTGAAGTCCATGCAATAGGCGGGTGCTTTGTTGGCCAAACAAACTTCCGGCAAATTGATTGAATGGAGTCAATCACACAGGACGGAACAGGTAGTATGGATAGCCAGAAACATTCCATTCCTTGAACCACTGATCGAATTAGTTCTATTTTCCCTGCATAAGATAAAGAGTTCCTGGGCCAAGCATTAATTCTCCTCGCAATGCTGTCAACAAGAATGCTATAATCTGCTGCTTTGAGTCGTGCACCCGCCAATGGAACCCCTAGATATCTGAATGACAATGACCCATCAGCAAAGCCAGTTATCATCAATATCTCGTGCCTCACGCTATCAGCCATACTAGCCGTATAAATATTGGATTTTAGTGCATTAATTCTGAGGCCAGCCATATCCCCAAACTGATCCAAGCAATGCATGATCATAGAAACACTAGACACGTCACCATGAGATAATAATAGCAAGTCATCAGCATATGCCAAGTGCGTGATATTGATGGCGGCACATTTCGGGTGGAACCTGAAAGGGGGAGTTCTAGACATACGGTGCAATGATCTTGATAAAACCTCGAGGCACAAAGTGAACAACAATGGTGACAATGGGTCTCCCTGTCTCAACCCACGTTTACCCTAAAAAAAACCATACATCTGACCATTCACAACAATCGAGTATGACGTGGTAGTGACACACTCCATAATCCACTTAATGAATAATGTAGGGAAGTTAAGAGAGGAAAGTACCTCCCGCAGAAAGTCCCAATCAACCGTGTCATATGCTTTGCATAAATCAACTTTCAACATGCAACGAGGAGTTCCCCTTTTCCTAGCATACTTCCTCAGTAGTTCTTGTGCAAGGTGGATATTGTCCACAATTGATCGATCTTTAATGAAAGCTGTTTGGGCGTCATCAACAATTTCTCCCATAAAAGCAGTCAACCTGTTGACAAGAATTTTGGAAATAATTTTGTAAAATACCGTACAGCAGGAGATTGGTCGGTAATCATTAACCGTTGATGCATTTGATGACTTGGGCACTAGTGCGATAGTAGCATGGTTCCACTGTCGCAGCATTTTTCctttttgaaaaaattcaaacaCTGCTGCACATACGTCAGATTTGATAATGTTCCAAGCACTTTTGAAGAACAGTGCTCCAAATCCATCCGGCCTAGGAGCTTTGTCATTGTCGATATCAAGCAATGCTCTATCAATTTCATCAACCGTAACCATTTTAGTGAATGAGTTCCAATCCCTTTCCTTGACACACGGTCCTTGTCGAAACATATCATGGTCAATTGGAGCTGTACTTAATTTTTTACCCAATAGATCAGagtaaaaatgaataaaacattGGGCTATTTCCTTGAAATCAGTAACAATATTCCCCTCGCTATTTTTGATGGCCAAGATAGCATTCCTTTTGTTGTTTCTCTTGATCAAA
This window of the Primulina tabacum isolate GXHZ01 chromosome 12, ASM2559414v2, whole genome shotgun sequence genome carries:
- the LOC142520071 gene encoding uncharacterized protein LOC142520071; this translates as MSRTPPFRFHPKCAAINITHLAYADDLLLLSHGDVSSVSMIMHCLDQFGDMAGLRINALKSNIYTASMADSVRHEILMITGFADGSLSFRYLGVPLAGARLKAADYSILVDSIARRINAWPRNSLSYAGKIELIRSVVQGMECFWLSILPVPSCVIDSIQSICRKFVWPTKHPPIAWTSVCKPLEDGGLGLKDLKAWNKALLAKTLWKIHLKKDSLWIKWVQHFYRSSSDIWSLEVHKQDSPLLKKLLHLRDLLIGGFGTKEIAQDKICSWFASHHGMSRAYEYFVQSKGKWPWKIILSRHCILPKHRIILWLLAHQKLLTRDRMGFVEDKICMLCNEVDESNSHLFFKCRFSKKIWDGVRHWLDMKKIMATPTSVLKAFRETYRGKSTLDKMRVTALAATVYNVWNLRNRVLFEGEKPKIEDSIRKIQIHTYRCVPNMIDIIS